In Marinobacter sp. M3C, the genomic stretch CCAGTTGCGCGTCTGGCAGGCCGGCAATAATGGGGAACAGTGCCAGCACAATAGGCACCGCACCGCGCAGACCCACCCAGCTGATAAAACCCAGCTCACGGCGGTTGAAGCCAAATGGCCAGAGTGTGGCCATTACGGTGAGCGGCCGAATCACGAAAATGAGTGCCAGCGCCAATATCAGGCCTCCGCCCGCCAGAGGCAGTAACTCCGACGGGGCCACCAAAAGCCCAAGCATAAGAAACAGGCACAGCTGCGCCAGCCACGCCAGACCGTCGTGCACCTGCAGAATCATCGGCATCATGCGCACAGGCCGGTTGCCAATGACCACACCGGTCAGGTAAATCGCCAAAAAACCACTGCCACCCAAAGCGTTGGTGGCTGAAAATACCGCGATACCACCGGCGGCCACCAGCAGTGGGTAAAGCGGCGGTGCCAGGCGCATCCGATTGGCTAGCGCGACAACGGCGACGCCACCAATTAATCCGGCAATGCTGCCAATACCAAACTGTTCCACCAGTAACCGTAGGGCGGGGCCAACGCTGTTCTCACCTGCGTTGCCAATCAGCGTGACCATCAGCAACGTCAGGAAAATGGCCATGGGGTCGTTGCTGCCAGACTCGATTTCTAACGTGGCGCTGACACGCTCGTTAAGATGAACGCCGCTGCCTTGCAGCATCGAGAACACCACTGCAGCGTCGGTAGACGAGATAATCGCGCCGACCAGTAGCGCCAGCATCCAATGCAAATCAAACACCCACCAAGCGACGACGGCGGCGCCAGCAGCGGTTAGAAAAACACCGAGGGTAGCTAATACCAAAGCGGGGCGCAGACCAACACGGAAGGTTTCAGCACGGGTGCGCATACCACCGTCTAGCAGAATCACGCCCAGGGCCAGATTGGCGATCAGAAACGCCAGCTGGTAATCATCAAAACGAATGCCGCCTGGCCCGTCTTCGCCCATCATCATGCCGACCACCAAAAAAATCAGCAGCACAGGCATACCCACCCGGCTAGACAGCGGGCTTAAAACAATGCTGATCACCAGCATCAGGGCACCCACCAGGGTGAGCATCGGGTCCATCACAACTCCACATCAAGAATGGCAAGCAGGGCCAGGCAAGGGTCGCCTTGGCCTGCTGTAAGTCTGCCCATAGCCGGTACGGTTAACAAGCAGAGTTGAAAAGGGTTACGCCAGCTTTATAGTGGGGCCCAACTTTAACCATTGGTTGGTGATGGTATCTTGACAAAAAAATGTATAGGCTGCTTTTGGCTTAAGACAAGCCGGTTTTCGGAGTAAAACCGGTGTTCACCCAAGGAAGGAATATCTCATGAGCAACCTCATGGTCGCCTGCGTTGGCGACACCCACGTTTGCCCCCTGCACGGCCACGGCAGCAGCCCCATTATTGCGAACGGCGCGACCGCAAGCGTGGATGGAGTACCCATTGCCCGGGTGGGCGATGCCTGCGGCTGCGGTGCCGTGATCGTTCAGGGCTATCCACTGGCCCTGCTGGACGGCCGCCCCCTTGCCCACATGGGCAGCCCTACCTCCCACGGTGGCCAGATCATCACCGGCAAACCCCGTGTCCTATTAGGCGTAGCCACCTTCACGGCACCGGTGGTGGATTTCGCCAAGGCTGGCGCCTTGAACAGCCAGGGCCAACTGACCCCGGAAGCTGAACAGGCGCTGAACAAAGACCCTTTCGGCTTTGTTGAGTGGGCCAAAGCCAAAGGCGCACTGGTAGACGAAGGCCTGGAAGGTGCGACCCCGGAAGAAATCGAAGCTTCGAAGCGCTATTCAGAAGGCCGGTCTGACCTGCGTCCCAAAGTGACCGTTGAAGCCGGCGTGTTCTTCGACGGCACCGGCAACAGCATCGGTAACACCGGTGCCTTTGAGCGAAACGTGGATGAATGCCTGACCGCTCAGGCGGCAGGAGCCATCAGTGAGGAAACCTGCAGCGCTGAAATCTCGCAACTGATGGAGGGGAGCTATCTTAATGCTGAGACCAATGTGGCAAAGCTCCACACGCTCTATCAACCCTTGTCCACCGACACGGTCACCGTAGAGAATCATCGTATTCGCGCGTATGTCTCGGGCGTTGGCACCAAATCCGGTAAAGAGGATGACGCCTGGGCCATGGGGACTGGTATGGGGGAGCGAGGCGTTCTTGCCAAGATTGAGTTAGCAGTGAAACTTCTGTCGACTGATCTTTCCAATATACTAACAGCTCAAATGGATGAGCTGATTCTGGATGTCTTCGGCTTCAGCCGCGGCGCGGCTACGGCCCGACATTTCGTGAATGACGTGCGAGATGGTGTCAGCGGTGTATTGGGCCAGGCTTTTCAAAAGCTGGGCATTGCCTGGCCGAAAACCGTCACTATTCGCTTTCTGGGCTTGTTTGATACCGTTGCCGCCGTTGTTGATATACTGGGCGCCGACTTTTCCGCCCACAATACCAACAACGGTGAGGTGCGCGTAGACATCACCCCCGACGCGGTTCAGAGAGCCGTACACCTGACCGCCCGGGACGAATGGCGTTACAACTTCTCTCTCAACAGCCTGCGCGGGCCGGATGGCAGCCTGCCGGGTCATTTTAACGAGTGGGTACTGCCCGGTGCCCACTCCGACATTGGCGGTGGCTACCCCGAAAATTTTCACGAACACATTCAGGTAGCCCATTCCCGTAAGTTCCTCGGCCATCACCCCAGAGAAAGCTATGAGTACGCAACAGTACTGATGGAGCGCAGGCAGCTGATTGATCAAGGTTGGCTGGGGCCAAATAACCCTGAAGCCACGTTAACGGTTGAAGAAGCCTACCGGCGGAGGCTAAAAGAAGGCGAAGTCGAATTGCAGTTCCAACTCTGGCTGGACCGGCGAGTACAGGCCGAGTATTCCCGTGTAGCCCTGCGGCAAATGTATCGGTTGGCGAAAGATGCGGGTGTGCCACTTGACCCGGTAGACCCTGCCGATCCGGATATCATCTTGCCGGATGAACTCCAATCTATAGCTGCCCAGATCACCCGTCACATCAACGAAGGTCATCCACTGCAATTAATGCCCAAAGAAGAAGCCTTACTTCGCCAGCGCTACATTCATCACTCGGCCCATTATCAGACCGCCGGACCACTTTTTCCATTCAAACCCGCACCCGGTGGCATGCGGAACATCCATCCAAACAGGGGACTCAAATGATGAGAAGACTCGTAGTGCTTGTAACAGTAATCTGCACGAGCCTACTGTTAAGTGGCTGCTCCTTTGCGGGCAAGCCTGAATGGGATAAACAGGTGAAATATCGACTCAAGGTCAGTGTGCCTCGACATTACGATGCTTGGGTCAAGCGGTTGCAGTTTGAGGCGACAGGTGAGCGAGCTTGGTGGTGGCCGGTTGGCATCACCAATTGTTGCTGGAAAGATCTGGGGAGCGACGGTAGCGAATTGGAGCCCATGCCCGACTACATTTACATCAGTTGGTTTTCACTTGCCGAACAGCAGTCTTACGCCAGACTGATCCACATACCTGACCCGGAAGCGTTGCGTGAACGAATGGAGCAACTTGCACCGGTTCATAAGATTGGCAAGCTGTATAATCTTCCTCGCTATAACCTGGTGCTGGGCCTCGCTCCAGGAGGGACCGTTGTCATGTGGATTATGAGTAAAGCTGAAACCGCCATCGAAGTGGGACGCTATAAAGCAGTCAAAATAGACACTCACCCTGAGTATTATGAGAAGAGAACTGAACGCTATTTATCGGATCATGGCGACTATCTCAAGGAGCACGGCCTTCAGCTTGACCGATGGTAAAGATGGTTTTCTACCGGCGCGCGTGGGTGCTGCTCGGGGCCCACTCCGACTTTGGCGGTGGCTACCCCGAGAATTTCCACGAACACGTCCAGGTAACCCAGCCCCGTAAGTTCCTCGGCCACCACCCCAAAGAAAGCTATGAGTACGCAAGGGTACTGATGGAGCGCAGGCAGATGATTGATCAAGGTTGGCTGGGGCAATAACCCTGAAGCCACGTTAACGGTTGAAGAAGCCTTACTTCGCCAACGCTACATCCACCACTCAGCCCATTACCAGACCGCCGGACCACTTTTTCCATTCAAACCCGCACCCGGTGGCGTGCGGGACATACATCCAAACGGGGGGCTCAAATGATGAAAAGGTTCGTGATGTTTGCAACGATACTCTTTTATGAGTGCGTTGTCGGGCGGCTGCTCCATAGCGAGCACTCCCAAATGGGATCGCCCTGTAACGTACGGCGTTCGAGTAGCTGTCCCACGTCATTACGACGCCTGGGTCAAGACATTACAGTTTGAAGCGACAGGTGATCGAGCTTGGTGGTGGCCGGTTGGCATCATCACTTGCTGCTGGAAAGGTCTGGGGAGAGGCGGCGGCGAACTTGAACCCATGCCCGAATGACAAGCAAGGCCAGGCAAGGGTCGCGTTGGCCTGCTGTAAGTCTGCCCATAGCCGGTACGGTTAACAAGCAGAGTTGAAAAGGGTTACGCCGGGTTTGTCGCTGGCTTTGCCGGCTGGGTTCAATCATTTGCGCCTCCGTTGTAGCAAACTGCGTGCAGGCGTTGTTGTTGGGCGCTAAAGGGAGGTTGCCGAGAGGTGTATATATGCATAAAAATTCATATGTTAAATATCTATTTGTTGTTTGACTATCGAAAGAATCACATTAATACTCAGTTTCTCTTACTTATCAGTCAGTGATATATGTTCTCTTGTGCATATTTCAGTGCTGAGTGATCAGTTTCAAGCTGTGAGAAATAACAAAACGACAACAACAAAATAGAGGTGATTGATGGACGGCATAACACAGGACCGTTTACAAAACGGCGACGAGGCGCGCTTCAAACCCGGTTTTTTTGACCGTGAGAACACGGTTGCAGGCCCCAATTTCAATCGTTGGCTGGTGCCCACTGCGGCGCTGGCGATTCACCTTTGCATCGGCATGGCCTACGGCTTTTCGGTGTTTTGGCTGCCCATGGCCAATTTGGTGACGACGGCAGACCCGGTGGCCTGCGCCGATATCGGCATACTTCAGGCCATGACAACCACGTCCTGCAACTGGGCCGTCAGCCATGTGACTTACACCTTCGGTATTTTTATAGCCATGCTGGGCATTTCGGCCGCGGTGTGGGGTGCCTGGCTGGAACACGCAGGCCCGCGTAAAGCCGGCGCCATCGCAGCGGTATGCTGGGGTGGAGGCATGATTCTGGGCGGCGTAGGTGTGATGACCCATCAACTGTGGTTGCTGTATCTGGGCTGCGGTGTGCTGGGTGGTATTGGCCAGGGTTTGGGTTACATCACTCCGGTGTCTACGTTGATTAAATGGTTCCCCGACCGCCGCGGCATGGCGACCGGCTTTGCAATTATGGGTTTTGGCGGTGGTGCCATGGTGGGTGCTCCATTGGCGGTTTGGCTGATGGGCTATTTTTCTGCGGACGGTGGCAAGGGTGTTGCCAGTACGTTGATGGTAATGGGCGTCATCTACTTTTTTGTGATGATGGCCGGCGCTCTGGGCTTTCGCGTGCCCCCCAATGGTTGGAAGCCAACGGGTTGGGAACCACCCCAGGGTAAACAAGCCAACGCCATGATCACTCACGGCCATGTACACCTCAGTAGAGCCTGGAAAACCCATCAGTTCTGGATGATCTGGAGCGTGCTGTTTTTGAACGTAACAGCGGGTATTGGGGTGATTTCCATGGCCAGCCCCATGCTGCAGGATGTTTTCGGCGGCGCCCTTGTGGGCATTAAAGACTCTGCAGTGGCGCTCACTGCCGCGCAGAAAACAGCCGTTGTGGCAGCAGCTGCCGGGCTGGTTGGCCTGATCAGTCTGTTCAATAGCGTTGGTCGCCTGTTCTGGGCATCGCTTTCGGACAAGCTTGGCCGCAAAAACACCTATCTCGTCTTCTTTGTTCTCGGCATTGCCATGTATTGCCTGTTGCCCACCTGGGGACACCTGGGTATGGCCGGCATGTTCGTCATTTCCATTTGCGTGATTTTGAGTATGTATGGCGGTGGTTTCGCCACCGTACCCGCGTATCTGGCCGATATTTTCGGCACTCAAATGGTGGGTGCGATTCATGGCCGGCTGCTAACCGCCTGGACGGCAGCAGGGCTTGTTGGGCCGGTGGTTATCGCGTTGATTCGCGAGGTGCAGCTGGAGGCGGGAATAGAGCCTGCTCTAGTGTATGACCGCACGCTATACATTATGGCGGGGTTGTTGGTAGTGGGTCTGATCTGTAACAGCCTGATCAAGCCGGTAGACCATTCACTGCACATGACTGACGACGAGCTGGAAGGCGAGCGCAGGTTGCAGCGCGACAGCGGTGTGTCATCTCACGCCCAAACCGCCGCTCGTGGCGCTTTCGGAGTTACCGGTGTGCTGGCCTGGATGGCGGTGGGTATTCCGTTCCTGATCGGCTTGTACATTGCTCTGGCTAAAGCGGCGGCGTTGTTTTAACGAGTAGGGCCGGCCGATTCCAGGTTATTGGTCGGAAGCGATCAGCTCGTCAAAGCCGGTAATCTGGCCGGGTTGGTCGAGCTGATAGCCGGGAACGCTGTCGATGCGTTCAAGCAGTTCGGGCGCACGTAGCAGCTCAATCAGGTGGTTCAGCGCGCTTTGCGACAGGTGTTCTGGACGATAGATCAGCAGATAGTGCTCGCAGGCCAGTTCCAAAAAGTCCAGGCTGAACTGTTCGGCTGCGGCCTGCACACCAAAGCCCACATCGGCCATGCCGGAGGCCACAAACGCCGCCACCGCGGTGTGGGTGAATTCCTGCTGGCCACTGCGGTTAACACTGTTTGCATCTAACCCTTGCTGTTCTAGCAGCAGATTGAACAGGATACGGGTACCGGAATGCAGGTCGCGGCTGATAAAGCGCAACCCGGATTCGCTGAAGTCTTTCAGGCTGCGCACCTGCGGATGTTCGCCTTTGCGCAGCATCAGGCCTTCGCGTCGGGTCACAAAACGAATCAGTCGATGGCTGCCGTCGCTGAGTAAATCCCGGTAGTGGCTTAAAATCTGGCGAGCCAGCTGCGGACAAGTAGGCAGGTGGAAGCTGGCGATGTCGCATTCACCGCGATTGAGCGCCGAAATCGCTTCCGCAGGATTACGATACTGAAGGTTTATGTTCAGCTGTTCTGCCACTTCGGGCAACAGCGCCACTGCATAACCGTGGCTGGCGTGCAGGCGCAGCGTTGGTTTTGTGTTGGCCAGCAGTTGTTGAATCTGGTCATTCAGTTCAGCCGTCATGCTGTCTATTTGCGGCCCTAAGCGCGCGTCGACCCGATGCTCTGCCCACAGCAGTTTTTCGCCCAGGGGCGACAACTGGGAGCCTTGTCCTTTACGCATAATGACCAGTGGCAGGCCAATAATATGGCCGCCACGGTTGAGTAGATTCCAGGCGTGGCGATAGGAAATTCCCGCGGTTGTTGCGGCCAAGGTGAGTTTGCCGGTGTCGCGAATGCCTTCAAGCAGGCGAAACAGAACCGGCTCAAATAATTCGCCGTTGGCGGTACGAAAAATCCAGGCGGGTGAGATGTTCAGCTTTCTGTTATGCACTTTTATTCATATTCCGTAGGTTGGGGCAGAGTGCTAGTTTAGGCACTATTGGGCGAACGACTACTGTACCAGAACAAAAACAGGTAGGAACAATTATGCATATGTCAGAAGTAGCCGACTCAAAGGCGACGGTTATGTCCATGCCTGTGGCAGGCGATTGGAGCCCTGAGATTATTCGTCGGGAAGTCGCTGCCCTCCAGCATAAACCCGGTGCGCTTTTACCCATTCTGCACGCTATACAAGACCGCGTTGGCTATGTGCCAGAAGGTGCTGTACCCATTATTGCGGAAATGTTGCAGCAGACCCGCGCCGATATTCACGGTGTTATCACCTTTTACCACCATTTCCGCACACGCCCGGCCGGCAGCAATCTGTTGGAAGTGTGCCGTGCCGAAGCCTGCCAGGCTCGCGGTGGGCGCGCTCTTGAGCGTCATGTTCAGGAGCGCCTGAGTGTGGGCTATCACGATACCACCGCCGACAACGAGTTCACTCTTGTGCCTGTGTATTGCCTGGGCAACTGCGCCTGCGGCCCGTCTATTCGTGTGAACAATGACATTATTGGCCGCGTAACTCCGCAGAAATTTAACCATCTGGTAGACGCCCTCACAACGTCTGTTCTTCAGCTAAAATAAAGGCAGGAGCAAACTCCATGACAACAACAATTTATGTGCCGTGCGATACCACCGCCTTGTCTTTGGGCGCAGATCGCGTAGCACAAAAGCTTCAACAAGCAGCAGCTCAAAAAAATATTGAGCTTAATCTTGTGCGCAACGGCTCCCGTGGTCTGTTCTGGCTGGAACCGTTGGTCGAAGTACAAACCGCTTATGGCCGCGTGGCTTATGGTCCGGTGGAACCGGAACAGGTGGACGAGTTGGTGGCTGCTGGTTTGTTTGACGGTAACCCTGAGCATCCATTGTTTCTGGGCGATATTTCCCAGCACTCTTATTTGCAGCAACAACAGCGCCTGACCTTCGCCCGCATTGGCATTACCGACCCGATCTGTGTTGAAGACTATATCGCTCACGGTGGTTTTGTCGGTTTGAAAAAAGCCGCCGCACTGCCCCCCCAAGGGATTGTGGATGAAGTAAAAGCGTCTGGCCTGCGCGGTCGTGGCGGCGCTGCTTTCCCGGCTGGCATAAAATGGCAGACCGTGCTGGACGAGCCCCAAAACCAGCAGAAATACGTGGTGTGCAACGCCGATGAAGGCGATTCCGGTACCTTCGCCGACCGTCTGGTGATGGAGTGCGACCCTTACATGCTAATAGAAGGCATGATCATTGCGGGCCTGGCGGTGGGTGCCACTCTGGGCTTTATTTACGTGCGCTCGGAATACCTGCTGTCGCAAAAAATGCTGGACGAAGCCATCCGCAGGGCCGAGGTGCTGGGGTATTTGGGCGATAACGTCTGCGGTAACGGCCGCAGCTTTCGTTTGGAAGTTCGTTTGGGTGCTGGCGCCTATATTTGCGGCGAAGAAACCTCGCTGCTGGAAAGCTTGGAAGGCAAGCGCGGGCTGGTTCGCTCCAAACCTCCACTGCCTGCCATAAAAGGCCTCTTTGGCCAGCCTACGGTGGTGAACAACGTGCTGTCTCTGGCCGCCGTGCCCTACATCATGGCTCACGGCGGCAAAGCTTACGCAGACTACGGTATGGGTCGCTCCCTGGGCACTCTGCCCATTCAGCTGGCGGGCAACATTAAACAAGGAGGCCTGATTGAGATTGCCTTCGGCGTGAGCTTGCGCAAAGTGCTGGAAGATTTTGGCGGTGGTACTTTTACCGGCCGGCCCATGAGAGCGGTGCAGGTAGGCGGTCCGTTGATGGCGTATCTGCCGGAAAGTCAGTGGGATACGCCCATGGATTACGAAGCTTTCGCCAAATTGGGCGCAGGCATTGGCCACGGCGGTGTCGTAGCATTTGATGACACCGTGGATATGGGCGAGCAGGCTCGTTTTGCCATGGAGTTCTGTGCCGTTGAATCCTGTGGCAAGTGCACGCCCTGCCGAATTGGCTCAGTGCGCGGTGTCGAAGTGATCGACCGCATACGTGCCGGTACCAACCGCGATAACAACTTGGTGTTGCTGCAGGAACTGTGCGAAACCATGGTGGACGGCTCGCTGTGTGCCATGGGCGGTATGACGCCCTTCCCGGTACAAAGCGTGATGAAACACTTTCCCGAAGACTTGATGGCCCGCCCGCGCCCAGTGGAGGCATGACATGTTGAATTATTATGACCCCGGCACCCAAAGCTACGAAGCCGGTAAAAGTATCCTGAACCCCGATTTTGATTTTGGTACTCCGGCAAGGGTTTCCGAAACCCTGGTGACGGTGTCTATCGACGGTCGCGAGATTGCCGTACCCGAAGGCACCTCGGTACTTCGGGCGGCGGCGCTGGCTGGCATCAACATCCCCAAACTGTGCGCGTCTGACAACCTGGAACCTTTTGGCTCGTGTCGCTTGTGCGCGGTAGAGATCGAAGGTCGCCGCGGCTACCCGGCTTCGTGCACCACGTCGGTGTCTGAAGGCATGGACGTGACCACTCAGACCGGAAAACTGGCAAAATTGCGCCGTAATATCATGGAGCTGTATATTTCTGACCACCCGTTGGACTGCTTGACGTGTCCGGCCAACGGTGACTGCGAATTGCAGGACGTGGCCGGTGTTGTGGGCCTGCGGGAAGTGCGTTACGGTTTTGATGGCAAGAATCATTTAGATGCAGAAATTGACGATTCAAACCCCTACTTCAGTTTCGACCCCAGCAAGTGCATCGTGTGTTCACGCTGCGTGCGCGCCTGTGAAGAAGTGCAGGGCACGTTTGCGCTGACTATCGAAGGTCGCGGTTTTGATTCCATCGTCTCTGCCAGCCAGAACGAGCCGTTTATGGATTCCGAATGCGTGTCTTGTGGCGCTTGTGTGCAAGCTTGCCCCACCTCCACGCTGATGGAAAAGAGCGTGATCGACGCCGGCCAGCCGGAACACAGCGTGATCACCACCTGCGCCTACTGTGGCGTGGGTTGCTCGTTCAAAGCCGAAATGAAAGGCGAAGAAGTGGTGCGCATGGTGCCCTACAAAGGCGGCGAGGCGAACCACGGCCACTCTTGTGTGAAAGGCCGTTTTGCTTTTGGTTATGCCACCCATAAAGATCGCATCAAAGAACCGATGATTCGCGAATCAATAAACGATCCGTGGCAAGTGGTGTCCTGGGACGAAGCATTGGCGTTTTCCGCCAAAAAGCTCAAAGGTATTCAGGCCGAGTTCGGCCGTGAAAGCAT encodes the following:
- a CDS encoding DUF2931 family protein; translated protein: MMRRLVVLVTVICTSLLLSGCSFAGKPEWDKQVKYRLKVSVPRHYDAWVKRLQFEATGERAWWWPVGITNCCWKDLGSDGSELEPMPDYIYISWFSLAEQQSYARLIHIPDPEALRERMEQLAPVHKIGKLYNLPRYNLVLGLAPGGTVVMWIMSKAETAIEVGRYKAVKIDTHPEYYEKRTERYLSDHGDYLKEHGLQLDRW
- a CDS encoding helix-turn-helix transcriptional regulator, producing the protein MHNRKLNISPAWIFRTANGELFEPVLFRLLEGIRDTGKLTLAATTAGISYRHAWNLLNRGGHIIGLPLVIMRKGQGSQLSPLGEKLLWAEHRVDARLGPQIDSMTAELNDQIQQLLANTKPTLRLHASHGYAVALLPEVAEQLNINLQYRNPAEAISALNRGECDIASFHLPTCPQLARQILSHYRDLLSDGSHRLIRFVTRREGLMLRKGEHPQVRSLKDFSESGLRFISRDLHSGTRILFNLLLEQQGLDANSVNRSGQQEFTHTAVAAFVASGMADVGFGVQAAAEQFSLDFLELACEHYLLIYRPEHLSQSALNHLIELLRAPELLERIDSVPGYQLDQPGQITGFDELIASDQ
- a CDS encoding OFA family MFS transporter; the protein is MDGITQDRLQNGDEARFKPGFFDRENTVAGPNFNRWLVPTAALAIHLCIGMAYGFSVFWLPMANLVTTADPVACADIGILQAMTTTSCNWAVSHVTYTFGIFIAMLGISAAVWGAWLEHAGPRKAGAIAAVCWGGGMILGGVGVMTHQLWLLYLGCGVLGGIGQGLGYITPVSTLIKWFPDRRGMATGFAIMGFGGGAMVGAPLAVWLMGYFSADGGKGVASTLMVMGVIYFFVMMAGALGFRVPPNGWKPTGWEPPQGKQANAMITHGHVHLSRAWKTHQFWMIWSVLFLNVTAGIGVISMASPMLQDVFGGALVGIKDSAVALTAAQKTAVVAAAAGLVGLISLFNSVGRLFWASLSDKLGRKNTYLVFFVLGIAMYCLLPTWGHLGMAGMFVISICVILSMYGGGFATVPAYLADIFGTQMVGAIHGRLLTAWTAAGLVGPVVIALIREVQLEAGIEPALVYDRTLYIMAGLLVVGLICNSLIKPVDHSLHMTDDELEGERRLQRDSGVSSHAQTAARGAFGVTGVLAWMAVGIPFLIGLYIALAKAAALF
- a CDS encoding potassium/proton antiporter — encoded protein: MDPMLTLVGALMLVISIVLSPLSSRVGMPVLLIFLVVGMMMGEDGPGGIRFDDYQLAFLIANLALGVILLDGGMRTRAETFRVGLRPALVLATLGVFLTAAGAAVVAWWVFDLHWMLALLVGAIISSTDAAVVFSMLQGSGVHLNERVSATLEIESGSNDPMAIFLTLLMVTLIGNAGENSVGPALRLLVEQFGIGSIAGLIGGVAVVALANRMRLAPPLYPLLVAAGGIAVFSATNALGGSGFLAIYLTGVVIGNRPVRMMPMILQVHDGLAWLAQLCLFLMLGLLVAPSELLPLAGGGLILALALIFVIRPLTVMATLWPFGFNRRELGFISWVGLRGAVPIVLALFPIIAGLPDAQLVFHAAFFIVLVSLLVQGTTMAPLARWLKLEVPADNAPFRRFPLDAPAAGDHELMLFPLRGKNWELPRRLDQLKLPDNTAVAGVFRNRLCLQSQADLEVIQGDVIAVFSTPGVLPELNKSLSGAYTPSHLAERAFFGDFVLNGDALLGDVEQVYGIEFDELPPDLSLAECFAQRTKGRPVIGDLVALGPVTLVVRSMNGDTVAKVGLKMDAQQNAAEAKHNNTKDDKTH
- a CDS encoding DUF2235 domain-containing protein; this translates as MSNLMVACVGDTHVCPLHGHGSSPIIANGATASVDGVPIARVGDACGCGAVIVQGYPLALLDGRPLAHMGSPTSHGGQIITGKPRVLLGVATFTAPVVDFAKAGALNSQGQLTPEAEQALNKDPFGFVEWAKAKGALVDEGLEGATPEEIEASKRYSEGRSDLRPKVTVEAGVFFDGTGNSIGNTGAFERNVDECLTAQAAGAISEETCSAEISQLMEGSYLNAETNVAKLHTLYQPLSTDTVTVENHRIRAYVSGVGTKSGKEDDAWAMGTGMGERGVLAKIELAVKLLSTDLSNILTAQMDELILDVFGFSRGAATARHFVNDVRDGVSGVLGQAFQKLGIAWPKTVTIRFLGLFDTVAAVVDILGADFSAHNTNNGEVRVDITPDAVQRAVHLTARDEWRYNFSLNSLRGPDGSLPGHFNEWVLPGAHSDIGGGYPENFHEHIQVAHSRKFLGHHPRESYEYATVLMERRQLIDQGWLGPNNPEATLTVEEAYRRRLKEGEVELQFQLWLDRRVQAEYSRVALRQMYRLAKDAGVPLDPVDPADPDIILPDELQSIAAQITRHINEGHPLQLMPKEEALLRQRYIHHSAHYQTAGPLFPFKPAPGGMRNIHPNRGLK
- a CDS encoding formate dehydrogenase subunit gamma translates to MHMSEVADSKATVMSMPVAGDWSPEIIRREVAALQHKPGALLPILHAIQDRVGYVPEGAVPIIAEMLQQTRADIHGVITFYHHFRTRPAGSNLLEVCRAEACQARGGRALERHVQERLSVGYHDTTADNEFTLVPVYCLGNCACGPSIRVNNDIIGRVTPQKFNHLVDALTTSVLQLK
- a CDS encoding formate dehydrogenase beta subunit → MTTTIYVPCDTTALSLGADRVAQKLQQAAAQKNIELNLVRNGSRGLFWLEPLVEVQTAYGRVAYGPVEPEQVDELVAAGLFDGNPEHPLFLGDISQHSYLQQQQRLTFARIGITDPICVEDYIAHGGFVGLKKAAALPPQGIVDEVKASGLRGRGGAAFPAGIKWQTVLDEPQNQQKYVVCNADEGDSGTFADRLVMECDPYMLIEGMIIAGLAVGATLGFIYVRSEYLLSQKMLDEAIRRAEVLGYLGDNVCGNGRSFRLEVRLGAGAYICGEETSLLESLEGKRGLVRSKPPLPAIKGLFGQPTVVNNVLSLAAVPYIMAHGGKAYADYGMGRSLGTLPIQLAGNIKQGGLIEIAFGVSLRKVLEDFGGGTFTGRPMRAVQVGGPLMAYLPESQWDTPMDYEAFAKLGAGIGHGGVVAFDDTVDMGEQARFAMEFCAVESCGKCTPCRIGSVRGVEVIDRIRAGTNRDNNLVLLQELCETMVDGSLCAMGGMTPFPVQSVMKHFPEDLMARPRPVEA